One Microbacterium trichothecenolyticum DNA window includes the following coding sequences:
- a CDS encoding NAD(P)-dependent alcohol dehydrogenase translates to MHVNAYAASSATSPLEPTTIERREVGPKDVLIDIAYAGICHSDIHTIRGEWGEVPYPLTVGHEIVGTVAEVGSDVTKHKVGDRVGVGCMVNSCRECENCQAGEEQYCLKGNIGTYGAKDVDGTITQGGYSEKVVVDEDFVLRVPEAIPYDKAAPLLCAGITTYSPLHHWNAGPGKKVAVVGLGGLGHMAVKIAHAMGAEVTVLSQTLSKKDDGLKMGADHYYATKDEETFSKLKNTFDLIVNTVSAPLELKQYLGLLARNGTMVNVGAPPEPLPIEVFTLFANRRSFAGSGIGGIQETQEMLDFCAEHGIAPETELISADKINEAYERVLNSDVRYRFVIDAKTFAPA, encoded by the coding sequence ATGCACGTCAATGCCTACGCGGCGTCCTCCGCGACCTCCCCCCTCGAGCCCACGACCATCGAGCGCCGCGAGGTCGGCCCGAAGGACGTCCTCATCGACATCGCCTACGCCGGCATCTGCCACTCCGACATCCACACCATCCGCGGCGAGTGGGGCGAGGTGCCCTACCCCCTGACCGTCGGCCACGAGATCGTCGGAACGGTCGCCGAGGTCGGCTCGGATGTGACGAAGCACAAGGTCGGCGACCGTGTCGGCGTCGGCTGCATGGTCAACTCGTGCCGCGAGTGCGAGAACTGCCAGGCGGGCGAGGAGCAGTACTGCCTGAAGGGCAACATCGGCACCTACGGTGCGAAAGACGTCGACGGCACCATCACGCAGGGCGGGTACAGCGAGAAGGTCGTCGTCGACGAGGACTTCGTGCTGCGCGTTCCCGAGGCGATCCCCTACGACAAGGCCGCCCCGCTGCTGTGCGCCGGCATCACCACCTACTCGCCGCTGCACCACTGGAACGCCGGTCCCGGTAAGAAGGTCGCGGTGGTCGGCCTCGGCGGTCTCGGTCACATGGCCGTGAAGATCGCGCACGCCATGGGCGCTGAGGTGACGGTCCTGTCGCAGACGCTCAGTAAGAAGGACGACGGCCTGAAGATGGGCGCCGACCACTACTACGCCACGAAGGACGAAGAGACCTTCTCGAAGCTCAAGAACACGTTCGACCTCATCGTCAACACCGTCAGCGCCCCGCTCGAGCTCAAGCAGTACCTGGGCCTGCTCGCCCGCAACGGCACGATGGTCAACGTCGGCGCCCCGCCCGAGCCGTTGCCCATCGAGGTGTTCACGCTGTTCGCGAACCGCCGCTCGTTCGCAGGCTCCGGCATCGGCGGCATCCAGGAGACCCAGGAGATGCTCGACTTCTGCGCCGAGCACGGCATCGCGCCCGAGACCGAGCTGATCTCGGCCGACAAGATCAACGAGGCGTACGAGCGCGTGCTCAACAGCGACGTGCGCTACCGCTTCGTCATCGACGCGAAGACCTTCGCCCCGGCCTGA
- the pgm gene encoding phosphoglucomutase (alpha-D-glucose-1,6-bisphosphate-dependent): protein MSSRAGQPAEASDLIDIDDLIAAYYDRKPDATVPEQRVAFGTSGHRGSSLSTSFNEDHILATTQAIVDYRAAQGITGPLFLGRDTHGLSLPAERSAIEVLVANGVDVRVDARDSWVPTPALSHAILTYNKGRASDDPGRADGIVVTPSHNPPRDGGFKYNPPHGGPADTDATGWIADRANQLITAGLEGVKRTPHADIDLDGLGQYDFRDAYVRDLASIIDIDAIKNAGVRIGADPLGGASVEYWALIAEVYGLDLTVVNPEVDPTWKFMTLDWDEKIRMDPSSPSAMASLVAARAEYDILTGNDADADRHGIVTPDAGLMNPNHYLAVAIDYVFSHRPGWPTDAAVGKTLVSSMIIDRVAASLGRQLLEVPVGFKWFVPGLLDGSVAFGGEESAGASFLRKDGTVWTTDKDGILLCLLAAEILAVTGKTPSQRYAELEAEFGASAYQRVDAPASPAQKSALSKLSPDAVTATELAGEPITAKLSHAPGNGAAIGGLKVQTESAWFAARPSGTEDVYKLYAESLRGEEHLRDVQEEARAVVSAALGQA from the coding sequence ATGAGCAGTCGCGCAGGACAGCCCGCCGAGGCATCCGATCTCATCGACATCGACGACCTGATCGCCGCGTATTACGACCGCAAGCCGGATGCCACGGTGCCCGAGCAGCGCGTCGCCTTCGGCACCAGCGGTCACCGGGGCTCATCGTTGAGCACCAGCTTCAACGAGGACCACATCCTCGCCACCACGCAGGCCATCGTCGACTACCGGGCGGCGCAGGGCATCACCGGCCCGCTGTTCCTGGGCCGCGACACGCACGGGCTCTCGCTTCCCGCCGAGCGCAGCGCGATCGAGGTGCTCGTCGCGAACGGTGTGGACGTGCGCGTCGACGCGCGCGATTCGTGGGTGCCGACCCCCGCGCTCAGCCACGCGATCCTCACCTACAACAAGGGTCGCGCGAGCGATGACCCGGGCCGCGCCGACGGCATCGTCGTCACACCCTCGCACAACCCGCCGCGCGACGGCGGCTTCAAATACAACCCCCCGCACGGCGGCCCCGCCGACACCGACGCCACCGGCTGGATCGCCGACCGCGCGAACCAGCTCATCACCGCGGGCCTCGAGGGCGTCAAACGCACCCCGCACGCCGACATCGACCTCGACGGCCTCGGCCAGTACGACTTCCGCGACGCGTACGTGCGGGATCTGGCATCCATCATCGACATCGACGCGATCAAGAACGCGGGCGTACGCATCGGCGCCGACCCGCTGGGCGGGGCGTCGGTGGAGTACTGGGCGCTCATCGCCGAGGTCTACGGCCTCGACCTCACGGTCGTGAACCCCGAGGTCGACCCGACGTGGAAGTTCATGACGCTCGACTGGGACGAGAAGATCCGCATGGATCCGTCGTCGCCGTCGGCCATGGCATCCCTCGTCGCCGCCCGCGCCGAGTACGACATCCTCACCGGCAACGACGCCGACGCCGACCGGCACGGCATCGTCACCCCCGACGCCGGGCTGATGAACCCCAACCACTACCTGGCCGTCGCGATCGACTACGTCTTCTCGCACCGTCCGGGCTGGCCGACGGACGCCGCCGTGGGCAAGACGCTCGTGTCGTCGATGATCATCGACCGTGTCGCCGCCTCGCTCGGGCGGCAGCTGCTCGAGGTCCCGGTGGGCTTCAAGTGGTTCGTGCCGGGCCTGCTCGACGGCTCCGTCGCCTTCGGCGGTGAGGAATCTGCCGGAGCGTCCTTCCTCCGAAAAGACGGAACGGTCTGGACGACCGACAAGGACGGCATCCTGCTCTGCCTGCTCGCCGCCGAGATCCTCGCCGTCACCGGCAAGACGCCCTCGCAGCGCTACGCCGAGCTCGAGGCGGAGTTCGGCGCCTCGGCCTACCAGCGCGTCGACGCGCCCGCCTCGCCCGCGCAGAAGTCGGCGCTGTCGAAGCTGTCTCCGGATGCCGTGACCGCCACCGAGCTCGCCGGTGAGCCGATCACCGCGAAGCTGTCGCACGCCCCCGGCAACGGCGCGGCGATCGGCGGCCTCAAGGTGCAGACCGAGTCGGCGTGGTTCGCCGCCCGCCCCTCCGGCACGGAGGACGTCTACAAGCTGTACGCCGAGTCGCTCCGCGGTGAGGAGCACCTGCGCGATGTGCAGGAAGAGGCCCGCGCGGTCGTGTCGGCTGCGTTGGGCCAGGCCTGA
- a CDS encoding response regulator transcription factor, which produces MEPQGGVRIAIVDDHELVALAVQNLLADAEGLTFARHADGVAELVSRARDADLVLLDLSLRDGSTPAENVASLRRWGAHVLVLTSGEDPFLVRAASRADVAGIVRKSAPPTALLAAITAAAAGEHVATTEWASAVDADPLLPGAPLTAREREVLALYASGLGAREVAAQLFISENTVNDHLRRIRAVYQMLGRPAPSKVELYQRGIEDGFVPGPRHG; this is translated from the coding sequence ATGGAGCCCCAGGGTGGCGTGCGGATCGCGATCGTCGACGATCACGAACTGGTCGCCCTCGCGGTGCAGAACCTGCTCGCCGATGCCGAGGGCCTGACGTTCGCGCGCCACGCCGACGGCGTCGCCGAACTGGTCTCCCGCGCGCGAGACGCCGATCTGGTCCTGCTGGATCTCAGCCTGCGCGACGGGTCCACCCCCGCCGAGAATGTCGCCTCACTGCGCCGATGGGGTGCGCACGTACTCGTCCTCACCTCCGGTGAGGACCCCTTCCTCGTGCGGGCCGCGTCCCGCGCCGACGTCGCGGGCATCGTCCGCAAGTCCGCCCCACCGACCGCTCTTCTCGCCGCCATCACGGCGGCGGCCGCCGGCGAGCACGTCGCCACGACCGAGTGGGCCTCGGCCGTCGACGCGGATCCGCTGCTGCCGGGCGCGCCGCTGACCGCGCGCGAACGGGAGGTGCTGGCTCTCTACGCGTCGGGTCTGGGCGCTCGTGAGGTCGCGGCACAGCTTTTCATCTCCGAGAACACCGTCAACGACCATCTGCGGCGCATCCGCGCGGTATACCAGATGCTCGGTCGGCCGGCTCCGTCGAAGGTCGAGCTCTACCAGCGCGGCATCGAGGACGGGTTCGTCCCCGGCCCTCGTCATGGGTGA
- a CDS encoding ATP-binding protein, producing MGDERSGVRAARLVVIRSAAFLVTIVGAVNAGFLSQGHQQGFPVWYNVIGWGAGAITLGVGVIAPLLRPAALRVGAGAAAALYVVFVAFFPLAAHIGHVERMPWLLTASSAAVAAALVAGGTPWGWATVLFGACAGVVYRIGFGGFDVAGVINDAHAVLTAAVICVLGGYVLSVGRGLDDAAASRREAGSREYAERGRLAAHTRTAAIVHDEVLATLALAASPLPVPVDRLAAQARRAVTMVTRLVDDDAGEPVPVDLAVAAEARRGAAAFLPPTRGVPPMPAAVREALLAATRQALDNARRHAPDARRSVSVRVVGAGVEVEIADEGGGFDPSRIADDRLGIRQSIVGRMSRVPGGHAHVDSAPGAGTRVVLSWAAESSAEVTAVGDRRSLSRGAAVVTAAFLVLQVVCAVAAVVGTPSSWPRQVAILILVLIAAEALRRSPAVVPSRGRSALIVATVVVGVIVTVVAAPTTYGDLWPVVALAFLLVGLAVRGRAATALAALAVVVGAVVVGGVVDGAAPGQIVTVTARPALIVIITTMMLLVVRRMQGRIAALHREAVAAAEQRSWSLGARAELGERTDELARTVVPLLTRIAEGRVASEADRRDYAALEGALRDGLRAGALAHEPLRRAVAQARGRGVDVVLLDDSDRVLSEAELRAVSDWMVAAVAEARHSVVGRLLPPGRSTAASVTVDGRALVYDVTRQGSESSFHGE from the coding sequence ATGGGTGACGAGCGGTCGGGCGTCCGGGCGGCGCGCCTCGTCGTCATCCGCAGTGCCGCGTTCCTGGTCACCATCGTCGGCGCGGTCAACGCCGGGTTCCTCAGCCAGGGCCATCAACAGGGCTTCCCCGTCTGGTACAACGTCATCGGCTGGGGCGCGGGCGCGATCACCCTCGGTGTGGGTGTCATCGCTCCCCTGCTGCGCCCCGCTGCTCTGCGTGTCGGCGCGGGGGCGGCGGCGGCGCTGTACGTCGTCTTCGTCGCGTTCTTCCCGCTCGCCGCGCACATCGGCCACGTCGAACGGATGCCGTGGCTGCTGACCGCGTCGAGTGCGGCGGTCGCCGCCGCCCTCGTCGCCGGCGGCACGCCGTGGGGCTGGGCCACGGTGCTGTTCGGCGCCTGCGCCGGGGTGGTCTACCGGATCGGATTCGGCGGCTTCGACGTCGCCGGTGTCATCAACGACGCCCACGCGGTGCTGACAGCCGCGGTGATCTGCGTGCTGGGCGGGTACGTGCTCTCGGTCGGGCGCGGTCTCGACGACGCCGCCGCGTCGCGTCGCGAGGCCGGCTCTCGCGAGTACGCGGAGCGGGGCCGGCTGGCCGCCCACACGCGCACGGCGGCGATCGTGCACGACGAGGTCCTGGCGACGCTCGCACTGGCCGCGTCGCCACTGCCCGTGCCGGTGGATCGTCTGGCCGCGCAGGCGCGTCGCGCAGTGACGATGGTGACGCGACTCGTCGACGACGACGCTGGGGAGCCCGTGCCCGTCGACCTGGCCGTCGCGGCCGAGGCACGCCGGGGCGCCGCCGCGTTCCTCCCGCCGACTCGGGGCGTGCCGCCGATGCCCGCCGCCGTTCGCGAGGCCCTGCTCGCCGCCACCCGCCAGGCCCTCGACAACGCGCGGCGACACGCTCCGGATGCGCGCCGGTCGGTGAGCGTGCGGGTGGTCGGCGCCGGGGTCGAGGTCGAGATCGCCGACGAGGGTGGGGGCTTCGATCCCTCCCGCATCGCCGATGACCGGCTGGGTATCCGCCAGAGCATCGTCGGCCGCATGTCGCGCGTGCCGGGTGGCCACGCCCACGTGGACTCCGCTCCGGGCGCGGGGACGCGGGTCGTGCTGTCGTGGGCAGCCGAGTCGTCGGCGGAGGTCACCGCGGTGGGGGATCGACGATCTCTGAGCCGCGGTGCGGCTGTCGTGACGGCGGCTTTCCTCGTGCTGCAGGTCGTCTGCGCCGTCGCGGCCGTGGTCGGGACGCCGTCGTCATGGCCGCGCCAGGTCGCGATCCTGATCCTCGTCCTCATCGCGGCCGAGGCGCTGCGGCGCTCCCCGGCGGTGGTCCCCTCGCGGGGCCGTTCCGCCCTCATCGTCGCCACCGTCGTCGTCGGAGTCATCGTGACCGTGGTCGCGGCGCCGACGACGTACGGCGATCTCTGGCCGGTGGTGGCCCTCGCGTTCCTCTTGGTGGGGCTCGCGGTGCGCGGTCGCGCCGCCACGGCGCTCGCGGCGCTGGCGGTCGTCGTCGGGGCGGTCGTCGTCGGGGGCGTCGTCGATGGCGCGGCGCCGGGCCAGATCGTCACCGTCACGGCCCGGCCGGCACTCATCGTCATCATCACGACCATGATGCTGCTCGTGGTGCGACGGATGCAGGGACGCATCGCCGCGCTGCACCGGGAGGCCGTGGCGGCTGCCGAGCAGCGGAGCTGGTCGCTCGGGGCCCGTGCGGAACTCGGCGAACGCACCGATGAGCTCGCCCGCACGGTCGTGCCCCTGCTGACGCGCATCGCCGAGGGGCGTGTCGCGTCCGAGGCCGACCGACGCGACTACGCGGCTCTCGAAGGAGCGCTGCGCGACGGGTTACGCGCGGGAGCGCTGGCACACGAGCCGCTTCGTCGTGCCGTCGCGCAGGCCCGAGGGCGCGGCGTCGACGTCGTCCTCCTCGACGACAGTGATCGTGTTCTCTCCGAGGCCGAGCTGCGCGCGGTCTCGGACTGGATGGTCGCCGCCGTCGCCGAGGCGCGACACAGCGTGGTCGGCCGGCTGCTGCCGCCCGGTCGCTCGACCGCCGCGAGCGTGACCGTCGACGGCCGTGCCCTCGTCTACGACGTGACCCGTCAGGGCTCAGAGAGCAGTTTCCACGGCGAGTAG
- a CDS encoding chitinase, with the protein MRPLVAPARSRFAGRRLSFARIALTVVAGLVVVGVGAAAAVVPVFTAPAASSGTDRWFAGYYDVTLDSGEQLARSTMAQGPGGVILAFVVAAGDDECTPTWGKAYTLDDAASRFHLDRRVERLRREGRPLAVSFGGAINTELAAACTTVDALAQAYGLVLDRYGIDVIDLDIEGDALNDAETTARRAAAVAQLQRQRTEQGTPLDVWLTLPVAPDGLTDEGLGQVSSMLDAGVHLAGVNAMTMNFNADDRSVSMADLSIGSLRATASQIETAWQEHDVPPPPGGAWSLMGATPMIGQNDVAHDVFSLDDARALARFADEAGLERVSMWSLNRDRTCGSNYPHPRTVSVSCSGVEQAGETFSGVLGDGRDGTPSGRPAPTGDSPSIADDPETSPFPVWSSQSFYSAGVFVVWHGSVYVSKWWNEDGDVPDDPTLDADASAWTYIGPVLAADRPFALPTLPAGTYTEWAASELYNQGDRVMYDGTGYEAKWWSRGQRPDRSVTDRDYSPWKLLSEP; encoded by the coding sequence GTGAGGCCCCTCGTCGCCCCGGCGCGCTCCCGTTTCGCGGGGCGCCGCCTGTCGTTCGCGCGCATCGCGCTGACCGTGGTCGCGGGGCTCGTCGTCGTCGGCGTCGGGGCCGCCGCCGCCGTGGTGCCCGTCTTCACGGCGCCTGCCGCCTCGTCGGGCACCGACCGCTGGTTCGCCGGATACTACGACGTCACGCTCGACAGCGGCGAGCAGCTCGCCCGCAGCACGATGGCGCAGGGTCCGGGCGGTGTCATCCTCGCCTTCGTGGTGGCAGCCGGCGACGACGAGTGCACCCCGACGTGGGGCAAGGCGTACACGCTCGACGACGCGGCATCCCGCTTCCACCTCGACCGACGCGTGGAGCGCCTGCGGCGGGAGGGGCGTCCGCTCGCGGTGTCGTTCGGCGGAGCGATCAACACCGAGCTGGCCGCCGCGTGCACCACCGTCGACGCCCTCGCCCAGGCCTACGGTCTCGTCCTCGACCGCTACGGCATCGACGTGATCGATCTCGACATCGAAGGCGACGCCCTGAACGATGCCGAGACGACCGCACGCCGGGCGGCGGCCGTGGCCCAGCTGCAACGCCAACGCACCGAGCAGGGCACCCCGCTCGACGTCTGGCTCACGCTGCCGGTGGCACCCGACGGCCTCACGGACGAAGGGCTCGGCCAGGTGTCGTCGATGCTGGATGCCGGCGTGCACCTCGCGGGGGTGAATGCGATGACCATGAACTTCAACGCCGACGACCGCTCCGTGTCGATGGCGGACCTCTCGATCGGCTCCCTGCGGGCGACCGCGTCCCAGATCGAGACGGCGTGGCAGGAGCACGACGTGCCGCCGCCGCCGGGAGGGGCCTGGTCGCTCATGGGGGCCACCCCCATGATCGGTCAGAACGATGTCGCGCACGACGTGTTCAGCCTCGACGATGCCCGCGCCCTCGCGCGCTTCGCCGACGAGGCGGGTCTCGAACGCGTGTCGATGTGGTCGCTCAACCGCGACCGCACCTGCGGCAGCAACTACCCGCACCCGCGTACGGTGTCGGTGTCGTGCAGCGGAGTCGAGCAGGCCGGCGAGACGTTCTCCGGGGTGCTCGGAGACGGGCGCGACGGCACCCCCTCCGGGCGGCCCGCGCCCACCGGCGACTCCCCGAGCATCGCGGACGACCCCGAGACGAGCCCCTTCCCGGTGTGGTCGTCGCAGTCGTTCTACTCCGCCGGCGTCTTCGTCGTCTGGCACGGATCGGTCTACGTGTCGAAATGGTGGAACGAAGACGGCGACGTGCCGGACGACCCGACCCTGGATGCCGACGCCTCGGCGTGGACGTATATCGGTCCTGTCCTCGCCGCGGATCGGCCGTTCGCGCTGCCGACGCTCCCGGCGGGCACTTATACCGAATGGGCGGCGAGCGAGCTGTACAACCAGGGCGACCGGGTGATGTACGACGGCACCGGCTACGAGGCGAAATGGTGGTCACGCGGACAGCGGCCCGACCGCTCCGTGACCGACCGCGACTACTCGCCGTGGAAACTGCTCTCTGAGCCCTGA
- a CDS encoding glycosyltransferase family 2 protein, with protein MPKKTPSVPAPRRQRGTDRDATPQPVTHPRPSAGRIARARLAVVLCALMWVLYCATVVVALSHGGALVDAAQLITTAVFLISVTFLALSACMNLLARSGALPRFAAHRRTRRIVLDEHFADRAPRLTALLPSRAEDPALVRMALWSTALQEFPDLEVVLLLDDDPRPSDDAARAGLEGCRRLTADLAATLQPVFDRVHAARARVHEHTISRVDATETVMREHAACAQWLRARAAEEPTTTHVNVFFVEQVLRRLADDLDATARALLDAAEAGEPPLTIDRARHLADRLVRIFGVRLSTFERRRYAGLSHAANKAMNLNAYLGLLGGRYREQVTPEGLTLVRVDEGPVDLNVREPDFVLTLDADSMLLPEYCLRLVHVLDQPENARVAIAQTPYSAYRGAPTRLERLAGATTDLQHIVHQGLTAFDATFWVGANAVLRWDAVRRLRRERDEDGIRVVRFISDRTAIEDTESSIDIAAHGWSLLNYPERLSYSATPPDFGTLVIQRRRWADGGLLILPNLFDLAGRRRQEGVPLRMAERLLRLNYLGSVSWVTLGLLAVLTLYPMDGQLVTVLLLLIAVPYFTEMASDLHTLGYRRRDVAAVYGLNLLLLPVNLAGGVASIVQVLSGRRARFARTPKVSTRTRVPAFYLVAPLAIATIATVVAVRSVFAQAWGTTVFAAFTALAIAWAVLRLIGVRHTVSDLWFAWLDWIWVAPAAASVSPDHGGTRWVSVLDDGPREPAEVAA; from the coding sequence ATGCCCAAGAAGACTCCGAGCGTCCCCGCCCCGCGTCGCCAACGCGGCACCGACCGTGACGCCACCCCGCAACCTGTCACCCACCCGCGTCCCTCGGCCGGGCGCATCGCCCGCGCGCGTCTGGCCGTGGTGTTGTGCGCCCTGATGTGGGTGCTCTACTGCGCCACCGTCGTGGTCGCTCTCTCGCACGGCGGTGCTCTCGTCGATGCGGCGCAGCTGATCACGACCGCGGTGTTCCTGATCTCGGTGACGTTCCTCGCGCTCTCGGCGTGCATGAATCTGCTCGCGCGTTCGGGCGCCCTCCCGCGCTTCGCCGCGCACCGACGCACCCGCCGGATCGTGCTCGACGAGCATTTCGCCGACCGTGCGCCCCGGCTCACGGCGCTCCTGCCGTCACGTGCCGAGGACCCCGCACTGGTGCGCATGGCCCTGTGGTCCACGGCCCTGCAGGAGTTCCCCGACCTCGAAGTGGTGCTCCTGCTCGACGACGATCCCCGCCCGAGCGACGACGCGGCACGGGCAGGACTGGAGGGATGCCGCCGACTCACCGCCGATCTCGCCGCCACGCTGCAGCCGGTCTTCGACCGCGTGCACGCCGCGAGGGCACGCGTTCACGAGCACACGATCAGCCGCGTCGACGCGACCGAGACGGTGATGCGCGAGCACGCCGCCTGCGCCCAGTGGCTGCGCGCGCGAGCGGCCGAGGAGCCGACGACGACCCACGTGAACGTGTTCTTCGTCGAACAGGTGCTGCGCCGCCTCGCCGACGACCTGGATGCCACGGCCCGCGCCCTTCTCGACGCGGCCGAGGCCGGGGAACCGCCGCTGACCATTGATCGAGCGCGTCACCTGGCGGATCGGCTCGTGCGGATCTTCGGCGTACGGCTGAGCACGTTCGAGCGACGGCGCTACGCCGGGTTGTCGCACGCCGCCAACAAGGCGATGAACCTCAACGCGTACCTGGGCCTGCTCGGGGGGCGCTACCGCGAACAGGTGACCCCCGAGGGCCTCACCCTCGTGCGGGTCGACGAGGGTCCGGTCGACCTGAACGTCCGCGAGCCGGACTTCGTCCTCACCCTCGATGCCGACTCCATGCTGCTGCCGGAGTACTGCCTGCGTCTCGTGCATGTGCTCGACCAGCCCGAGAACGCGCGAGTGGCCATCGCGCAGACCCCCTACTCGGCGTACCGGGGCGCGCCCACGCGTCTCGAGCGCCTCGCGGGGGCGACGACCGACCTGCAGCACATCGTGCACCAGGGCCTGACCGCATTCGACGCGACGTTCTGGGTGGGCGCGAATGCGGTGCTGCGGTGGGACGCGGTCCGTCGACTGCGCCGCGAGAGAGACGAGGACGGCATCCGGGTGGTGCGATTCATCTCCGACCGCACCGCGATCGAGGACACCGAATCGTCGATCGACATCGCCGCGCACGGCTGGTCGCTGCTGAACTACCCGGAACGCCTCAGCTACAGCGCCACGCCCCCCGACTTCGGAACGCTCGTCATCCAGCGCCGACGGTGGGCAGACGGCGGTCTGCTGATCCTGCCGAACCTCTTCGACCTCGCCGGTCGACGCCGTCAGGAGGGGGTTCCGCTGCGGATGGCGGAACGTCTGCTCCGTCTGAACTACCTGGGTTCGGTGTCGTGGGTGACCCTCGGGCTTCTCGCCGTGCTGACGCTGTACCCCATGGACGGACAGCTGGTGACGGTGCTGCTGTTGCTCATCGCCGTGCCGTACTTCACCGAGATGGCCTCGGACCTGCACACCCTCGGCTACCGCCGTCGAGACGTGGCCGCCGTCTACGGACTGAACCTGCTGCTGCTGCCGGTGAACCTCGCGGGCGGCGTCGCCTCGATCGTGCAGGTGCTGAGCGGCCGGCGCGCGCGCTTCGCGCGGACGCCGAAGGTCTCGACGAGAACCCGGGTACCCGCGTTCTACCTCGTCGCACCGCTGGCGATCGCCACGATCGCGACCGTCGTCGCCGTGCGCTCGGTGTTCGCCCAGGCGTGGGGCACCACCGTGTTCGCCGCCTTCACCGCGCTGGCGATCGCCTGGGCCGTCCTCCGTCTGATCGGCGTTCGCCACACCGTCTCGGATCTGTGGTTCGCCTGGCTCGACTGGATCTGGGTCGCGCCCGCCGCGGCATCGGTTTCGCCCGACCATGGCGGTACCCGGTGGGTGAGCGTGCTCGACGACGGCCCCCGCGAGCCGGCGGAGGTCGCCGCGTGA
- the pheA gene encoding prephenate dehydratase, whose translation MLPDTDLPPARRTYSYLGPAGTFTEAALAQVPEARDQIWRPVRNVGEALADVVEGRSDAAMIAIENSVDGGVSTAQDALATVPGLRIVGEYLVPVNFVLVGRPGATLDDVSLIAAHPVAYGQCLGWLSENVPAHAHLPASSNVASALGVLDGSSGADAAIAAPGIVDHHEVEVLAEKIGDNPNAVTRFVLVSRTVAPAPPTGADKTSLVVELPEDHPGALLELLEQFATRGINLSLLASRPIGDALGRYRFVIDADGHVHDERMADALLGLRRFSPKVIFLGSYARADRAIVRYPQRYSDDVFVEARDWLRGLLSGEPGA comes from the coding sequence GTGCTGCCCGACACAGACCTTCCCCCGGCTCGCCGTACCTACAGCTACCTCGGCCCCGCCGGCACCTTCACCGAGGCCGCGCTGGCTCAGGTGCCCGAGGCGCGCGACCAGATCTGGCGCCCCGTCCGCAACGTCGGCGAAGCGCTCGCCGACGTCGTCGAGGGCCGGTCCGATGCCGCGATGATCGCGATCGAGAACTCGGTCGACGGCGGCGTCTCGACGGCGCAGGATGCCCTGGCGACCGTTCCGGGTCTGCGGATCGTGGGCGAGTACCTCGTGCCGGTGAACTTCGTGCTCGTCGGTCGCCCGGGCGCGACCCTCGACGACGTCTCGCTCATCGCCGCGCACCCCGTGGCGTACGGGCAGTGCCTCGGCTGGCTGAGCGAGAACGTCCCCGCGCACGCGCACCTGCCCGCGTCGAGCAACGTCGCCAGCGCGCTCGGCGTCCTGGACGGTTCCAGCGGAGCGGATGCCGCGATCGCGGCGCCCGGCATCGTCGACCATCACGAGGTCGAGGTGCTCGCCGAGAAGATCGGCGACAACCCCAACGCGGTGACCCGCTTCGTCCTCGTCAGCCGCACGGTGGCACCGGCTCCGCCCACCGGCGCCGACAAGACGTCCCTCGTGGTCGAGCTGCCCGAGGACCACCCCGGCGCGCTGCTGGAACTGCTCGAACAGTTCGCGACGCGCGGTATCAACCTGAGCCTTCTGGCATCCCGGCCCATCGGCGATGCCCTCGGTCGCTACCGCTTCGTGATCGACGCCGACGGCCACGTGCACGACGAACGCATGGCCGACGCGCTGCTGGGTCTTCGTCGTTTCAGCCCGAAGGTCATCTTCCTCGGCTCGTATGCCCGCGCGGATCGCGCCATCGTGCGCTACCCCCAGCGCTACAGCGACGACGTCTTCGTCGAGGCGCGCGACTGGCTCCGCGGCCTGCTGAGCGGCGAGCCCGGGGCGTAA